The Levilactobacillus namurensis genomic interval AAGTCATCGCCATCCGCGACCCGCGAATAGTTCCAGCCATAGCTGATAAAGCGTTGGGCGACATCGTCATGACAAGCGTTCGTCAACGGCCCGTCCAAAGAGACATCGTTTGAGTCGTACAGAACGATTAACTTATTCAAGTTCAACTGACCAGCCAGACTGGCGGCTTCTGCCGCGACCCCTTCCATCAGATCACCATCCCCGCAGAGTGCGTAGGTGTAGTGATCGACAACGGGGTAGTCTTCGCGGTTGTATTCCGCCGCCAAATGGGACTCCGCCATGGCCATCCCGACCGCCATACCGATTCCTTGACCCAGCGGACCCGTCGTGGCATCAACGCCTGGCGTAACTCCGAATTCCGGATGGCCGGGCGTCTTACTCCCCAATTGACGGAAGTGCATCAGGTCATCCCGACTCACAGCAAACCCACTGAGATGCAGGAGACTGTACAGCATGGCTGAACCGTGCCCCGCTGAGAGGACGAACCGGTCCCGGTTAAACCACTTCGGGAACGAAGGATCCACTCGCAGGTGCCGTGAAAATAAGACATACGCCATTGGCGCTGCGCCCAATGGTAATCCTGGATGGCCGGAACGTGCCCGGGAGATCATATCCATACTGAGCATTCGGACCGCCGTAACGGCTTGGGTATCTACTTGATCAAAATTCATTTGTTCTTGGACAACTTTTTCATTTAACATCTCAATAAGCCTCGCTTTATCGACCATACCATTTATGATCGTTGATTTTCATTTGATGACATTAAACGCTAACTTTACCGGTAGAGTCGACGTTAGGCTTCGACTTTCATAACTATACCAATCTAACCGATTAAATGCAATAGCTAAATAGAACGTTATTAGATAGGCCTTTATATCGTTTAATTGGTCTAACCATTTTGTAGACCGGTATTTAAATGCTGCAACCGGTTGTCATAATCATTATAAAAAAAAGGATTCTTTTCAAATTAATTTGAAAAGAATCCTGAATAGACCAATTTAATTGTTGGTTACTTCTTAGCTGCTGCTTGAACCTGGTCAAAGGTTGGAATCGATGGCATAGCCCCGAGTCCCTGGACCGTCAAGGAACTGGCCCGTTGTGCGAAGACCAGCGCCGTTTCAACGTTACTCAAGTCTGGCGTCAACTGCGAGCTCAAGGCGCCGATGAAGGTATCCCCAGCGGCCGTGGTGTCCACCGCCTTGACCTTAAACGCCGGTACGAAACCAGAACCGTACTTTTCAGTATTGTAGTACGCGCCCTTACTCCCGACCGTGATAATCAAGTTTTTAACGCCCATTTCCCGGAATTTCACCGCATTGGCATCCATCGACGCCACATCCGTTACTTCGATCCCCGTTAAAACGGCACTTTCCGTTTCGTTAGGAACCACCAAATCAGTCACTTTCAGGATGGCTGGGTCAATCTTCGCAGCCGGCGCCGGGTTCAGAATCGTGGTGACCCCGTGTTGTTTGGCCAGCGTAAAGGCCGTTAACGTCGCCGCTTGTGGCGTCTCGAATTGGGTAATTAAGAAGTCGGCCTTGGCAATCTCTGCTTCCACTGCCGTGACTTCAGCTGGCTTGATCTGCTGGTTAGAGCCCCCGTAGACCAAGATACTGTTCTGCCCCTCTTCGTCTAACAGGATGAAGGCAGACCCCGTCCCAACGGTCTTATCGGTCACAATGGCACTAGTGTCGATACCGTCGTTCTTGAGGGATTCCACCAT includes:
- the rbsK gene encoding ribokinase, which produces MTNQVTVLGSLNVDTTLRIARMPQPGETLSTENKSSAAGGKGANQAVAAARAGAQTRFIGKVGNDEAGRFMVESLKNDGIDTSAIVTDKTVGTGSAFILLDEEGQNSILVYGGSNQQIKPAEVTAVEAEIAKADFLITQFETPQAATLTAFTLAKQHGVTTILNPAPAAKIDPAILKVTDLVVPNETESAVLTGIEVTDVASMDANAVKFREMGVKNLIITVGSKGAYYNTEKYGSGFVPAFKVKAVDTTAAGDTFIGALSSQLTPDLSNVETALVFAQRASSLTVQGLGAMPSIPTFDQVQAAAKK